One genomic window of Salvia miltiorrhiza cultivar Shanhuang (shh) chromosome 4, IMPLAD_Smil_shh, whole genome shotgun sequence includes the following:
- the LOC131022379 gene encoding uncharacterized protein LOC131022379 isoform X1, with product MKNSDNKRLLVIRSCGKSGKYQFTALSPRDLSKIGDESFDLPFLYPRPEISFNSYRDWLCIYENGGHIYLWNPTTKQFLFFPTKEVSVFDERKTSLVGACVSYDSDSKDYKILRVCEGDFPEGSFSRMSQTFELYSFREDSWNEIPFDNLKDVYMSGFRATSVSGKFYWLNLCDRIVSLDCIEKTLSYIDLPLQRRPFEFGNLVQFNGGDSLGVVCIWDRHPKPGADYELWVWSENPKGWDIKFRVSLGGAVGRPPGTIYGTFLFLCGMAGQPGDDEHRLVAYDWTKKDCKELGIRNYGSKIHVLCYVEGTDVLPHGKPINGSSFLINPHFVKGPERFRNCNRCNCNCHFVGKVPGIKILECKCSQPYHDAYKFDIEDFAENGFRILNDTEEEEEVGPDISKKQLALKPSAGNPDAQGGKKKKKKKNT from the exons ATGAAGAATTCCGACAACAAACGGCTTCTCGTGATACGTAGCTGTGGAAAGTCGGGTAAGTATCAATTTACCGCTCTTTCTCCGCGAGATTTATCTAAAATCGGTGACGAAAGTTTCGACCTTCCTTTTCTGTATCCAAGGCCAGAAATTTCTTTTAACAGTTACCGGGATTGGTTATGTATCTACGAAAATGGAGGCCATATTTATCTTTGGAACCCCACAACCAAACAGTTTCTGTTCTTTCCTACCAAGGAAGTCTCTGTATTTGATGAGAGGAAGACCTCGTTGGTTGGTGCTTGTGTCTCTTATGATTCTGATTCAAAGGATTACAAAATCCTAAGAGTTTGTGAAGGTGATTTTCCAGAGGGATCCTTTTCTAGGATGTCCCAAACTTTTGAGTTGTATTCGTTCCGTGAGGATTCTTGGAACGAAATTCCCTTTGATAATCTTAAAGATGTATATATGTCTGGGTTTAGAGCTACATCTGTTAGCGGTAAATTTTATTGGCTTAATTTGTGTGACCGAATTGTATCGTTGGATTGTATTGAGAAAACCTTATCTTACATTGATTTACCACTACAGCGTCGTCCCTTTGAATTTGGTAACCTTGTCCAGTTTAATGGTGGAGATTCCTTAGGTGTTGTTTGCATTTGGGATCGACATCCTAAACCCGGTGCTGATTATGAGCTCTGGGTATGGAGTGAAAATCCAAAGGGGTGGGATATAAAGTTTCGTGTGTCTCTTGGTGGCGCTGTGGGTAGACCACCGGGGACTATATACGGAACATTCTTGTTTCTTTGTGGAATGGCTGGCCAACCGGGTGATGATGAACATCGTCTAGTAGCTTACGATTGGACTAAAAAAGACTGCAAGGAACTCGGCATTCGTAATTATGGCTCTAAAATCCATGTCCTTTGTTATGTTGAGGGCACCGATGTGCTGCCCCATGGAAAGCCAATCAATGG ATCCTCATTTCTTATTAATCCTCATTTTGTCAAGGGGCCCGAGCGGTTCAGAAACTGCAACCGTTGCAATTGCAATTGTCATTTCGTGGGCAAGGTTCCCGGGATCAAGATTTTAGAATGCAAGTGTTCTCAACCTTACCACGATGCCTACAAGTTTGATATTGAAGATTTTGCTGAGAATGG ATTCCGCATCCTTAATGATacagaggaggaggaggaggttgGTCCTGATATATCAAAGAAGCAATTGGCCCTTAAACCAAGTGCTGGAAATCCTGATGCACaagggggaaaaaaaaagaaaaaaaagaaaaacacctGA
- the LOC131022379 gene encoding uncharacterized protein LOC131022379 isoform X2 translates to MKNSDNKRLLVIRSCGKSGVVCIWDRHPKPGADYELWVWSENPKGWDIKFRVSLGGAVGRPPGTIYGTFLFLCGMAGQPGDDEHRLVAYDWTKKDCKELGIRNYGSKIHVLCYVEGTDVLPHGKPINGSSFLINPHFVKGPERFRNCNRCNCNCHFVGKVPGIKILECKCSQPYHDAYKFDIEDFAENGFRILNDTEEEEEVGPDISKKQLALKPSAGNPDAQGGKKKKKKKNT, encoded by the exons ATGAAGAATTCCGACAACAAACGGCTTCTCGTGATACGTAGCTGTGGAAAGTCGG GTGTTGTTTGCATTTGGGATCGACATCCTAAACCCGGTGCTGATTATGAGCTCTGGGTATGGAGTGAAAATCCAAAGGGGTGGGATATAAAGTTTCGTGTGTCTCTTGGTGGCGCTGTGGGTAGACCACCGGGGACTATATACGGAACATTCTTGTTTCTTTGTGGAATGGCTGGCCAACCGGGTGATGATGAACATCGTCTAGTAGCTTACGATTGGACTAAAAAAGACTGCAAGGAACTCGGCATTCGTAATTATGGCTCTAAAATCCATGTCCTTTGTTATGTTGAGGGCACCGATGTGCTGCCCCATGGAAAGCCAATCAATGG ATCCTCATTTCTTATTAATCCTCATTTTGTCAAGGGGCCCGAGCGGTTCAGAAACTGCAACCGTTGCAATTGCAATTGTCATTTCGTGGGCAAGGTTCCCGGGATCAAGATTTTAGAATGCAAGTGTTCTCAACCTTACCACGATGCCTACAAGTTTGATATTGAAGATTTTGCTGAGAATGG ATTCCGCATCCTTAATGATacagaggaggaggaggaggttgGTCCTGATATATCAAAGAAGCAATTGGCCCTTAAACCAAGTGCTGGAAATCCTGATGCACaagggggaaaaaaaaagaaaaaaaagaaaaacacctGA
- the LOC131022381 gene encoding probable thionin-2.4, with protein sequence MEGKSSLIVSALLLSLVLGQIQVEAKSCCPSTTARNIYNVCRLAAGSRQMCASISGCKIIDGTCPTGWTNDILENTGVDEYCKLGCASSVCAAITTLQNSDASDAVNGAVEKCTQPCSAFCTKASVEIA encoded by the exons ATGGAAGGTAAAAGTAGTCTTATTGTGAGTGCTCTTTTGCTAAGCCTTGTTTTGGGACAAATTCAAGTTGAGGCAAAGAGTTGTTGCCCAAGCACCACTGCCAGAAATATCTATAATGTCTGTCGCTTAGCGGCTGGCTCCAGGCAAATGTGTGCATCAATTAGTGGATGCAAAATCATTGATGGGACATGTCCCACTGGTTGGACTAATGATATTCTCGAAAACACTG GTGTCGATGAATACTGCAAGTTGGGGTGTGCATCCTCAGTGTGCGCTGCCATAAccactctccaaaattctg ATGCAAGTGATGCTGTGAATGGAGCGGTTGAAAAATGTACCCAGCCATGTTCTGCTTTTTGCACCAAGGCTTCTGTTGAAATTGCCTAA
- the LOC131022382 gene encoding uncharacterized protein LOC131022382: MSEQETSDTEKTSHTPPNFPMEFAAQFAEFLKQSLRIPDSSAHKPPNHDQLESFGEISIKAKLNGENYPLWVNLMKRAIAGKGLTSHINGVSKPPAIDDPSYTRWEQRDNCVFNWVINNIETGLVNEVSQYATASDLWEGLAITYGSGSDPFQIYDLHRQAMTIKQESMTLEGLWIKMQDLWISIDTRDPSPTDIEGYQKREERHRLYQFLSALDDKYANIKREIMDKDPLPTVRRAYGLVRRQATNEDILKSSESPTVGIGSGLAAVNHSRPPPLSNRPQQGNQTWNNRKGEIDKSKLVCTHCGGKKHTKEGCFLLIGFPEWWDEMKKSRAASKNRNQPWSPNGQATVAISGTRPTSIVSAATTGGPWSGGDTRAANAGTPAGNVGPPPPQTRINEERGGALAARVHEGEGYEDGEDSWAWH, translated from the exons ATGTCAGAACAAGAAACTTCAGACACAGAAAAAACTAGCCACACCCCACCAAATTTCCCGATGGAATTTGCTGCACAATTTGCAGAATTCCTCAAACAAAGCCTCAGAATTCCAGATTCATCGGCCCATAAACCACCAAACCACGACCAACTTGaatcttttggagagatttcCATCAAGGCGAAACTCAATGGGGAGAATTACCCATTATGGGTTAACCTCATGAAACGGGCAATTGCGGGAAAAGGTTTGACATCTCACATTAATGGAGTTTCAAAACCACCCGCAATTGACGATCCCAGCTACACGAGATGGGAGCAACGGGATAACTGCGTTTTCAATTGGGTGATCAACAATATCGAAACCGGACTTGTGAATGAGGTATCACAGTACGCAACCGCCTCTGATCTATGGGAAGGATTGGCGATCACTTATGGAAGTGGATCTGATCCATTCCAAATCTATGATCTGCACCGACAAGCCATGACAATCAAACAAGAATCTATGACACTAGAAGGGTTGTGGATCAAAATGCAGGACTTATGGATCTCGATTGATACCAGAGATCCGAGTCCGACAGACATAGAGGGATATCAGAAGAGGGAGGAGCGCCATCGCCTCTATCAATTTCTAAGTGCATTGGATGACAAATATGCTAATATCAAGAGGGAGATTATGGACAAGGATCCATTACCAACTGTTCGAAGAGCCTACGGACTGGTACGAAGGCAGGCCACAAACGAGGATATCCTCAAATCCTCTGAATCGCCGACCGTAGGAATCGGGTCCGGACTCGCCGCGGTCAACCACAGCCGACCACCACCGCTCTCCAATCGACCACAGCAAGGAAATCAAACCTGGAACAACAGGAAAGGGGAAATCGACAAGAGCAAACTCGTTTGCACACACTGTGGAGGTAAAAAACATACCAAGGAGGGATGTTTCTTACTCATCGGATTTCCCGAATGGTGGGACGAAATGAAGAAATCAAGAGCTGCGTCCAAAAATCGGAATCAACCGTGGAGTCCAAATGGACAAGCGACGGTGGCGATCAGCGGCACAAGACCGACGTCAATCGTGTCTGCTGCAACGACTGGCGGGCCGTGGTCAGGCGGTGATACACGAGCCGCCAACGCCGGAACTCCGGCAGGCAACGTCGGACCACCACCGCCACAGACGCGCATTAACGAGGAGAGAGGAGGTGCCCTGGCGGCTAGGGTTCACGAAGGGGAAG GATACGAGGACGGGGAAGATAGTTGGGCGTGGCACTGA